The Populus alba chromosome 13, ASM523922v2, whole genome shotgun sequence genome contains the following window.
CAGCagaagaaatttatttatttaagggtTGTGCACTTGGAAAGAGCCGCTCTTCGAGGGTGGATGTAAATATGATTAtacctgtatttttaaaaaaaaattaattttttttgttaaaaattaatttattttgtatattttggatttgttttgatatgctgattttaaaaataattttttaaaaataaaaaaatatatatatattatttttatgtattttaacacgaaatatactttaaaaaataactataattacacTTTTAAATAAGCACCATATCATCTAAATTTATAAGAAAGAACGTGCTATAAAATAAACGAAAACACATGGAAAAATTAGaagcaattaaatttaaacttgCGTTGATGATATTGGAGATTGAACTCAAAATTTAGTAACAGATTGATTTAATTCCTTCTTGATGCTCATATGAAGTTTATGAGAAATAAAGTATTTATAAGACTCGATCGCTGCATGTGAATATGCCAAAAGAAATACAGGAATGTTAGGGCAAGAAAGTTTTCATGTACGCTACAAGCAGAGGCATGCATGTCATAtcaagctttaaaaaaaaaaaaaaagaagaagaagaagataaaaacgatgccaataaatatttatgaaattatttatagGCATTTAAATGGAAAATAGATGTTACTCAGTCCGTACAATACCTTTATTAATACACAATTACATACGTATATACAACCTCAAACATCAAATCAAACCTCCAatactaatttaataattttctgtCCTTTTTTGACCGAGTTCGTGCATACTCCCTGCATCTCACGTATGGATACATAGGGTATTGagaatgtaataataattattttttaaaaatgtttttaataaatatttatatattaatacatGTCTATGTATTTACAgctaaaatatcaaatcaagtctccaatacaaatttaataatttttctgcCTATTTTGACTTAGTTGATGGATACACCCTCTATAGATTTGCAGGAGATAATTCAGtggtaatagttatttttttaaaatgttttttattaatatattaaaataatatatttttttattttaaaaaaattatttttaatattagcattttaaaaataatataaaaacataaaaaaatttaattttaacaaataaaaatacaatttattcaattaccatttaaaacataatactAGACAGGAGGTATAGATGTAATAAGGTTGCTCTACATAAAATATAGTATTGAACAAATAGGTATATGGTAGCATAAAATTAGTAATAACCGCACTTTTGAAAAGGTAATTATCCTGactgtatatattatataataagcttgtagataaaatcataatttcttatatcatataataatatttcttatgaGTGgctgttaaaaaaacattaatgataTGCAATAAAATCTTATCCATAGATTTTACAAAGCAAAAAGATTGCTATGAAGATATTGAAGTATCTTTGAACTTTGACGACATTGTAAATCGTAAAACTTGTCAACTGTTTATATacttaaaatctttgatgtatttttttataattttaaatttgagttttatagttATTATATGTGATGGTCACTGAAAgctttatatgattgttaattttaggactcgtggaattagttaaagttgcaCGTAAACTGatctaaatattcatattaataataattaaaaaaaaactttgatgattattacaaAAATTCGGGTGTTTTCAAGAGGAATAACAAAAGAGTGAATTCAATAaagattttttcatgttttaatatttcTCATTATAGCTTTTTAGGATATTTTGCATCGATACACTCATTATATTTggttttaatgaatatttttagtatttttttattgaaaaaactttgattgcttcataaataatcttatttatataacatttttagaactttattaatttttttttcctttgctacTAATTAATATCGATGTTTAAATTTGATACAATGCAGATGACCTCATATTAACCACTAAATTTGCTATTTTATTCGAATTTAGTGGTCCTTGGAGCCATTAGCATTGCACCTATGCTCAAATCATcatgatattatatataaaactttgcCGTAAACTATATATGGGAAGAAATTATTGTTGGGCcatctaataaaaattaatatatctgTTTTCTTTTACCATAAAATTAGAGATAATGAAATATGAGACAGCTTCTGAGACAAACATCTTCTATACATCACAGGCTTAGATTTcatacaaattttaaaagaatccGATTTCTTTtaatagaagaaaataaattctcGTCAGCTCATGggtgctttttaaaaatgttaattaacGGATACACAGGTAccttgttataaaataattaatattgcgACAGCACCAAACtgattatgaaaaattattatagtcTTCCATCAGGGACCTTGATAATTAAGCATTGCACTTGatgatagatagatagatatagCAAAGCAAATCTGGCACATGAAGTGGTGCATTTCCTTCTTGTTGGTGAATCAATAAATATGATGCAGCTCATTCTTGGCTGTCCATCTTCTAATGGCAGCATGACACATTATtgaggaaatatttttttcatggtatAATGGCAACACAATGTATAtatgtaggagcatgcataaactgacatattttattcataacaaaacaaatatttgatctCATAAATATAAGATATTGAAAAACATCAATAATTTGATGAAATCATGAAGGGTCAGAAAATATGTAATCGGACACTATAACAAGTTTGGAGACAGAAATACAAGTATCGACTAATTTGCAATAAGACATACCTATTCAGTAGAGTTTGTCAAGAATATTCGTATCTTATCGGAGCATACTACCCATACTATTAGGGAGAAATAATAGGCAACTCCTAAATCCCAGAGCTTGAAATCTGAGCTCAACAACTGGATTAAATGGTGAGGTAAGATTGAATTgcttacagtaaaaaaaatatcatccatataaataaaaataaaatatattagtacTCATAGACAAGATGAATAAAAAGGTATCAACCTTTGAAACAAGAAATCCAATAGATAAAAGATAATCACTCAGGGAGTGTACCATGCTCGAGAAGCTTGTTTCAACTCATACAAAGATTTATGTAGCTGACATACATGAGAAGAAAGAGTAAGATCAACCAAAACCTAGATGTTGTTGTATATACAACTCTTACTTCACCCCATTAAGAAAGGTATTATGTATATTAAGCTAATTAATCTTCCAACTATTAAAACCTCAACGGTGAGAACCAAATGCATAATAACATCTTTTACCACAAGACTAAAAGTTTTAGAATAGTCAATGTTTTCCTGTTGAATAAAATCTTTAGCTACCAACCGAGCTTTATAGCACTCTAAGGCTTtcacattttcaaaaataaaaaaaaaaaaaaaacatgatcaaattttatCACTTTACggacacaattttttttgttttgttagaatGACTAATGAAGACGGATAGAAGGTATAAATTGATTCATGATTAAAAAACCGTTACCACaattgtatctttttttaaaaaaaaaaaaaaaaaaggtttgattcTACCGAAACCTTCCTCCAAACTTAAGAGAGATAAATTGGAATTAATCTTATGTTTCACAAGTATATAATAAacccattttattttgtgataTAATTGTTGCTATCTACTCcaattatcattatttataCAAGAAGGTATAATTGTTTGTACTCAACAATGCTGGACATGGACAGGCCACGGCTGGAACATTTTTGTCCCTAAAGCTATCATCCTGTGAAGTTCTTCTATTGATATAAAGGTAGTTGTGTAGAAGGGAGGTGGGGGACCAAATTGTATCACGTACGTATAGAAGAGATCAGAAGCCAGAACCTAGGCTGTATCTTGTGAAAGATTGGCATTTTTGCTTCTCATCAGTCGTCACCGAAAGGTCATTTAAGATCacatgtttctctctctctctctctctcatttataTATACTACGAGTATTTCTAGCTAAAAAGCCATTGAAGCAACCATTTTACCTCATCTGGATGCAAGACTTTCGTGACACTCTCTCATTTTTTACTTGTATGGATTTTCTTCCTCTTGCTTTCACTTTGCAATACTTCCCATTTTTGGTTCCAAGTAATTGCCAAATTTTGCATATCCCTGATATCTGAACAAATTCATTGTGGAGGTTGAGTGCCagctaatatttatatataatcttgAAGATATTAATAATTCCAAAGTCTTAAACCCAATAAATTCTGTCGAAATAGACCCAGCAGTgctacttatatatatatatatgatgcatGAACTCCATAATACGTTGTTGCTTCTGGCTAGATATCCTTAGCTAGGGTTTAGCTCAAAGACagttattttgttgtttatcTATCCATGAGTGTTGTCGTTATTTTGACTTCAATAACATTTGTCTCCACTTGTGTATCTCTTTCTCTTGTATGTGTACACAGTAACCTAGATAAATATGAAGCACATACtactagttaattaattaatatctgATGTAGACCCATGAAAGGATCTGTAATAAATGGGTAGACTACtcttctctttcattttttttctttctttgctgcCGTGCGTTAGGCGCATCTCTTTCTAACCCTTAAACCAAATTCGATCCACATCTATGTATCCTGTGTAATTTGACTTTTTGCAATGAAGTACTTAATTAGCaggacttttttgtttttttgtttttttttcctctcaatcaAACATGCTGCTGGTCTCGCACAAATTACACAGAGTGTGAAATGCTTAGGTTATTTCATGGcgtttaattcattaatatataataagatTAATTACAATTTGCAAAGAGATCCTAACTTCTCAGAATCCCAGCTGATAAAAGATTAAACCCTGAGACATCACactgctatttttttcttctttgatttttcctCCACTGGTTTAgctgaaactaaaaataaaacaaaagaaaagggaaaaaaaaaaaaaaaaaaaaggatcgaGAATGGGAGAGAAGGAACAATAACGTGCTCAGAATATTGGAGACAGTTCCATGATTTCTTCCACTTGAACAGTACCTTTTTCATCCAAGAGCCACTTCTCAAGAAATGACAGGGGGGGAGTGCTTTCATCAGATTTCTGCTTCCTCTCGGTCATTATAATATTGTCCTTCTCGTCACTTGTAGAGCTCTTGAAATCCTTTGTGGTAGCAACAACAGTAGCAGAATCACAAGAGGATTTGTCCCATGCAACATTATTCAAGTTCTCAAGTGATAAAATGGACTCAAACTCTTCATGAGAGATTAGATCACCACTTTCTTCCTCGGGTTTTGGCCTATAAGATTGAAGAGAATTTGTAGCCACTGAATTGCCAAAGCTATGGCCATTGTTTTCCAGGCTGCTGTTGTTTTTCTCCCAATTTTCTTTGAGAAGATCAGTGCCGTTTGGCTTTGGAGATGATCTCATCCAACCTTCAAGGAGGCGCGAAATGTTTTCGGTACTTGATGCATATGTGGAGACCTGATTAGGCCTGTTGAGGACTGAGGAATCGGTGGTGAAATCATCCAAGCACTTTCTCTCGTTGAAACTTTTCGACATAAACTGACTACTTGCTGAGCCTTGTGCCATAGGATCCAAAGCTGATTGGAACTTCTTTAGTTTCTTCTTCAGGTGGGTGTTCCAGTAGTTCTTTATATCATTATCTGTTCTCTGGGGAAGATATGAAGCTATGGCTGCCCATCTGTCGtccaaataaatcaagaacagCAAAAaggattcaaattaattcatgacatgtaattatttcataaaaacaatACTAACGATATAACTCGATTTACcaaatgaaaaacacaaaacttgAAACAGAAAATTGAGGTTTTTGAGGATTACTTGTTACCCAATAAAGCTTGCAAGTGAATTATCATCCCTTCTTCATGGGGTGTAAAGTTGCCTCGCTTAATTCCTGGTCTGAGGTAATTAGTCCATCTAAGCCTGCAACTTTTGCTGCACCTTAACAACCCTTTTCAAGCAACAAGATATATTGATCCATTAGTGTATTCCATAATTCAATGTTTATTTACGTACTGATCATCCAAAAATGAAAACCCATGTCTTGATAAACATTGGAAATGCAGTCCCATGCCAAGATTTCAAAACTGGTCATTGGGATTCATTTCATAAATGATGAATTAAGAGCAATCAGATGGATCTAAGTTGCGGAAACTTACCAGTGTTGGTAGGAACTGATCTCCAATTTCCTGGACCATGTTCTTGAATATAAGAGACTAGGATGATGTCCTCCTCAGGGGTCCATGGACCTTTCTTGATCCCAACTTTGTCACAGCAAGGAGGTCTTCCCATGGCTAAGGACCTCCACCCACAatctcctctctcttttctttctctagcTAATCACTCTCCCTTTTGTCTAGGCTAAAGCTTCTCTCTCTAGGGACCTGTCAAATAGTGTAATCTATCACCATGTGAAAGAGTGtctgtgtgtgtatatatatatatacatacatggaCTTCTAGGGGGACACCaggtttcttttagtttttacagAACACTTGATCTACCATGCTGACTCACCTTGcctttctattaaatttttagtCAATCTAGAAAGAGAAGCAAATGTCAGAAGGGATGTGAATGTCTCTCCTGTGGCTTTTCCTATCTGGCTGATCACGTGCCACTGCAGCTCTTTTCACCCAAAGGTAGGAAACTTCTCAGCCCTACAGTCTTTATTTCTCTTCTATCCTGCACCTCTCACTTCGGGTAAAGTACAATActtattttgtatttcattATTATCGATCTGTGACTTTCATATGTCGCTACGGACTTCGGGGCAAATCAGGTTAATAAgatgctgtgttttttttaaaaaaattattattattttaatatgttaatattaaaaataaattaaaaaaaaaactaccaaaatattaaatgggctgctaaattaaaaaaaaaaaaaaacattcttaaaaataaacaagaagtCGTGATACTATCAAGaccatacaaaataaaaatccattaaaagCTTCAATTTAGCTATTACAAGATTAagagtaaaaaaattcaaatatatatttaatgggtttattgtaaatatttgaacatttcataaaaacaacaacaaacaataaAGATTAGACTTTAGTCAATTTAATTCATGTACAACATGGACCTAATCCATCTACTTCattgacaaattaattttagcagtttgaggtttattttttttaatgtacaatttattttaacagtcataattttcaatccatcTGTTtgattgagctaaaatttcactagaaatttttaaaggttttattctatattagattaatatttcAAGTCAATTAAATATCTGAAAGATCTTGGGATAAAATCCAAAAGCTACTGGAATTTATATTAGTTAATTTCATAGTTGACttaggatgttttttttatttaaaatttttttattattttatttttaatttagaactCATAAATGACCTCGTTGGTAGGATAATGAATTActattttgtagaaaaaatgAGACAAAggaatacaaaattaaaaaatcctttatatgtgtgtgtgtatgaaaATATCCATACcattaaaaaatgtaaataaaacaaattccaTGTAAAATCTCACCCTtcgaatataaaattaaaaaaaaaaaccatcaaatctAACACAACAAATTCATCATTTACACgtggaaattgataaaaaaaaaaaagatttaattctCTCAACCAATCCATCATAAAATTAACACATAGTATATAAATCAACTTCATAAACAATCTCAATCAACTCTTCACACCataataatcttaattaatCCATGTTATATAAACTATAGAAAAATTAAGGCATCACATATAAATCCAATTCATCACAtcagaaaaaattcaattaacccATATAGACATATCACATGTAACCCAATATACTATACCaaaataccagaaaaaaaaaataatttaattaaacataccatatacaaaaaatcaaaaacatccAATATGAATCAAGCTCCTCCATCCAAAAATCAAACATATGTATAAATAATACATAACCCATATATAAATCAAACCAATCATCataagaaattttgttttcgataaaaataaacttacaaaataattattagtagCTAGAATCTACTGAAGGTTGGCTGGATAACAGCAACGCGTGGCATTCATACGTGGACAAATACAAATTAGTTAGTAATAAACATGAGTGGTGTGTGCTCTTCACATGCTACctctaacatatatatatatatatatatatatatatatatatatatatatataaataagaaatgatTGGCTTTTTAGGTGGCAATTGAGGTTAAGATGATTGAATCAGTTTTGGATTAGATCTTATGTtcatttttcttggtttctagATGATATTTTAGGTTGCAATTGGTGGAAAAGAGggattattttagtatttttatgaaGATTAGACTTATTTGATTGATGACCCAAAACACATCATTCAAAGATAGGATGTAATTTTACaggtattttgttttagaattgatAATTTATATGTTAAAGGTTAACTCAAAATCAAGTCATACATGGttcaaataaatttcattataaATGGGGgctttttggaaagaaaatattgaactttaaaattgagttattaACTTTCAAAAAGAGAGCATTATGCTTTATGTTATGTTGAACATGTCCTTTTATTGCATGATTCCATATCATAAATAATATGGTGCATAAACAAgtcattctttttctttctattttttagagGCTGACGTCGTCCAATgtaaacaaattgtttttttttttatcataaaagacTTTTCAAGGCAGGTTATAATATATGgttacaaaagaaaatattgaattttaaaaatgagttattaaaattcaaaaagatagcattttctttatgttatgTTGTCATATCTTAAATAATATGGTGCATAAGCAGGATCAGTTATCATATGTGGAGATCTCTTGTTAGTTTGACTTTGCCGTTTTAATTATTGATCTCATTTCAATCTCGATTCTTCCAATCATATCATGTGTTTTGTCACTGataatttttcttcaagtttggACTTTGCACTATTATGAGGGACACATTGGAGAACTATTTGTCTTTCCCCttttcatcataatttttttttatttcatttttatcatctaatcattttgaatttttcacttAATTATCTGTTGGCTCTTTTTTGAAACACTCTTATCCCTTTCAAATCTCTCTTATCTCCTTCTATTTAAAGAACTCCATTGATTATTTGAAAACTTCCAAAACATGCACTAGTGTGAGGGGTGATTCTGGTCTAGGTTatcattcaagaaaaaattaaggctcgaaaaggaaaacaaaggatATGTTTTTATTCATGAAGGACAAGTCAAAGATGTCCTTTGTTCATATCAAGCTCAAATTTGCATGCGCGAACAAATCCTAGCCTCTTACAACTAATATGAAAAACCTTAAGATCGATCATAGAGAAAGGGTCATCATCACTCGTTTTTTAATacatctttaaaaaattcaaaaattcctaaaaatgcATTTTCAACATAATTCAACCAATATTTCAccaattcttgatttttcaactCTTTTACTCATCTTGTGCATgttgaagaatttttaaaataaaaaaaaaatcataaacacaaattaacaaaaaaatattagtgggCATGGTGATAATTGAGGAAGGGGTGATGACTAACATGAATTTTTCCAACCCCTTTTATGAGCAACTTAAAATGATTGAATATGAAagaacaatgaataaaaaaaagaaaatataatgaagGATTTTTAAGGGgtataaaaagataaaggaaaaaaaagtgggggatggaaaaagaaaaaaaaaaccctagccaccataaaagaaagaaaatatagagattttttataaaataaaaaaggtgagaaagaaaacaagaagagagaaaacaaaatgtGCAAGGATTAATTTTAGAAGTTTTGagtgaaagagaaagaagaaataaaagaataaaaaaaaaatcataagtggAAAACATGATAgtgtctccctctctctccattcatttttttaaggaaaaaaaaaaaactcatctctCCTACCAAATCCTAAGCCTTTATCATCCCTTTCACCTTGTCAGACtctgacaaaaaaacaaaggctcTTTAGTAACGATGCTAGCCTGtcattttctcttctctctcgtTATGTCACAACCACAAACCTGTAATAGAAATCCACTAAAACTAACTATGAAAGCCCCTCATTATCATTAACCAACCAGTGCATTTGCAACAACACAGACTAGTAGAGAataaaaaaggaggaggagagagaagTCACACTAGTAGAGAGAAAACAACATAGCAAAacttattttcttgttaatttctcATATTGAGTGATAGTGGACAACACTACCATCGtaggaaggaagaaaaagatGTCATTCATGTGGTAAGCCAATCCACACGCCTCTTAACCTTATTGATGCATGCAAGGATACGCTGCTAGTTGTTGCTATCTACTTGCACATATACTTAATGCTCCACCATTGCCAACTATAGTTCCATTAGTTTTTGATATTGCCTCACCAGTTCTAGCTACCTTTAATCAATCCCAATCACTCcataaagttaattttaaatgttaaatgtgaattattatgattatttgaaGTGTTGGGCCCACAACGATGTGTAGCAACCTTAGGGGtatgattttaaaaagagatttattttcATGGTGGAATAAGGATGAAAATCAATACCCTACGATGGGGTAGAGAGGATTgagacttttttttgtttatctgagACATAATGCTTTGTTTTGGAGtacttttttatatgataatttcGAAAATTTTTGTTACgtgaatagttattttttagattttatcatgtTGGTTGGTTAAAAATCCTACCTATGGCAAATTTATGATTATTGGACATTGTCATAGTGTTTGAttagtaagaaaataaattgcttAATAAATCACatcattatattcaaaacaattcaaaaaacatgtatatgtTATATGTTGATTTGTTAACAACCTACATATGGAAAATGCACCATTATTGGGCATTGATATATGGTGACATTAATTCACAATAAAATCACttaatatgttataatatttcaaaactcTTTACCTTTGGCAAATGTACCGTTATCGGACAATGTCATAAGGTAAAATtagtc
Protein-coding sequences here:
- the LOC118042435 gene encoding transcription factor MYB60, which produces MGRPPCCDKVGIKKGPWTPEEDIILVSYIQEHGPGNWRSVPTNTGLLRCSKSCRLRWTNYLRPGIKRGNFTPHEEGMIIHLQALLGNKWAAIASYLPQRTDNDIKNYWNTHLKKKLKKFQSALDPMAQGSASSQFMSKSFNERKCLDDFTTDSSVLNRPNQVSTYASSTENISRLLEGWMRSSPKPNGTDLLKENWEKNNSSLENNGHSFGNSVATNSLQSYRPKPEEESGDLISHEEFESILSLENLNNVAWDKSSCDSATVVATTKDFKSSTSDEKDNIIMTERKQKSDESTPPLSFLEKWLLDEKGTVQVEEIMELSPIF